In Sphaeramia orbicularis chromosome 14, fSphaOr1.1, whole genome shotgun sequence, the following are encoded in one genomic region:
- the LOC115433222 gene encoding pinopsin-like: MLPLSSARAVLEGRLFSPDRRVAMVTPLQHSNNISTGHGSLSDPSPGALSRAGHTAVAVVLGSILVLGFLGNFLALLVFSRFPGLRTPVNLLLINISASDMLVCIFGTPFSFAASVRGSWLTGTSGCRWYGFSNALFGIVSLVSLSLLSFERYSALLRSSQSDPCQYRRAWLAVATSWLYSLAWTVPPLLGWSSYGLEGPGTTCSVQWAQRSPAARSYVSCLFFFCLLLPLLLMFFCYGRILLAVRGVTRQVTRIKIKTSAEQREGRVLMMVVSMVSGYLLCWMPYGIVAMLSSLGQPGVVSPIASLIPSLLAKTSTVLNPVIYVLLNNQFSRCFRYMFSCSSEAPPTPVHYTLPSSRGMGLQTPNPPTEEKHVMPSMCTPRHEKQEQRPSLMLVTYYTGEK; this comes from the exons ATGCTGCCTTTGTCCTCTGCTCGAGCTGTACTTGAAGGTCGTCTATTCTCTCCAGACCGCCGGGTTGCCATGGTGACCCCTCTGCAGCATAGCAACAACATCAGCACCGGTCACGGCTCCCTGTCAGACCCGAGCCCCGGAGCTCTGAGCCGAGCGGGTCACACAGCCGTGGCCGTGGTCCTGGGCTCCATCCTGGTCCTGGGGTTCCTGGGGAACTTCCTGGCTCTCCTGGTGTTCTCGCGGTTCCCGGGGCTGCGGACTCCGGTCAACCTGCTCCTCATCAACATCAGCGCCAGTGACATGCTGGTGTGCATCTTCGGGACTCCGTTCAGTTTTGCGGCCAGTGTTCGGGGCAGCTGGCTCACCGGGACCTCCGGGTGCCGCTGGTACGGCTTCTCCAACGCGCTCTTCG GTATAGTGTCCCTGGTGTCTCTGTCCCTGCTGTCCTTTGAGCGGTACAGTGCCTTGCTCCGCAGTTCCCAGTCCGACCCCTGTCAGTACCGCAGAGCCTGGTTGGCTGTGGCCACATCCTGGCTCTACTCTCTGGCCTGGACTGTGCCGCCCCTGCTGGGATGGAGCAG CTATGGGCTGGAGGGTCCTGGGACCACCTGCTCCGTCCAGTGGGCTCAGCGTTCGCCTGCAGCTCGTTCCTATGTGAGCTGCTTGTTCTTCTTCTGCCTGCTTCTGCCGCTGCTGCTCATGTTCTTCTGCTACGGGAGGATCCTGCTGGCAGTGCGAGGAGTCACAAGACAG gtCACCAGGATCAAAATCAAGACCTCAGCAGAGCAGAGGGAGGGCAGGGTGCTTATGATGGTGGTCTCCATGGTTTCTGGATACCTGCTGTGCTGGATGCCATACGGCATTGTGGCCATGCTGTCCTCTTTAGGGCAGCCTGGTGTGGTGTCACCTATTGCCAGTTTAATCCCCTCCCTCCTGGCAAAGACCAGCACCGTTCTGAACCCTGTCATCTATGTGCTGCTCAACAACCAG TTCTCCAGATGTTTCAGGTacatgttcagctgcagctcagaagCTCcgcccacacctgtccactacACACTCCCCAGCAGCAGAGGGATGGGGCTTCAGACTCCTAACCCACCCACAGAGGAAAAACACGTGATGCCCTCCATGTGCACACCTCGACATGAGAAGCAAGAGCAACGGCCCTCACTGATGCTAGTCACGTACTACACCGGTGAGAAGTGA